One Paraburkholderia kururiensis DNA window includes the following coding sequences:
- a CDS encoding 2-keto-3-deoxygluconate permease — MAQIHIKRGIERVPGGMMIVPLLLGALVATFLPDMPKFFGSFTNALFTGALPILAVFYVCTGASIDVKATPYLLKKGGALFITKVGAAIIVGVVMGHFLGEQPISSGLFAGLSTLAVVAAMNDTNGGLYMALMGQYGRSEDVGAYTIMSLESGPFLTMVTLGVAGLSAFPWPTLVGSILPLAFGMLLGNLDREMRAFLGKAVPVMIPFFALALGASLDLHKVWQAGVLGVGLGIAVVIVTGIPLYLADRLTGGTGVAGTAAANTAGNAAAVPALIAAANPVYAEAAKSATLLVAACVVVTAVLSPILTAAVAKRVQVSRQAREMAR; from the coding sequence TCGCCACATTTCTGCCTGACATGCCGAAGTTCTTCGGCTCTTTCACCAATGCGCTCTTCACCGGTGCGCTGCCGATTCTGGCGGTGTTTTACGTCTGCACGGGCGCGAGCATCGACGTCAAGGCAACGCCCTATCTGCTCAAGAAGGGTGGCGCGCTGTTCATCACGAAGGTGGGTGCCGCGATCATCGTGGGTGTGGTGATGGGGCATTTCCTTGGCGAACAGCCGATCTCGTCGGGATTGTTCGCCGGCCTGTCGACGCTCGCCGTCGTCGCGGCGATGAATGACACCAACGGCGGTCTGTACATGGCGCTGATGGGCCAGTACGGCCGCTCAGAAGACGTCGGCGCCTATACGATCATGTCGCTCGAATCGGGGCCGTTTCTGACCATGGTCACGCTTGGCGTGGCGGGACTGTCGGCGTTTCCGTGGCCGACGCTGGTCGGCAGCATTCTGCCGCTGGCGTTCGGCATGCTGCTCGGGAACCTGGATCGCGAGATGCGTGCGTTTCTCGGCAAAGCAGTTCCGGTGATGATTCCGTTCTTCGCGCTGGCGCTCGGAGCGAGTCTCGATCTGCACAAGGTGTGGCAGGCAGGCGTGCTGGGCGTTGGTCTAGGCATCGCTGTGGTGATCGTGACGGGCATTCCCCTTTACCTCGCGGACCGTCTGACGGGCGGCACCGGCGTCGCCGGAACCGCTGCGGCGAATACGGCAGGTAACGCGGCCGCCGTGCCGGCGTTGATCGCCGCGGCGAATCCGGTCTACGCGGAGGCGGCCAAAAGCGCGACGCTGCTGGTGGCTGCCTGCGTGGTCGTGACTGCGGTCCTTTCGCCGATCCTGACCGCCGCCGTCGCAAAGCGCGTGCAGGTAAGCCGCCAAGCAAGGGAAATGGCGCGATGA
- the pdxA gene encoding 4-hydroxythreonine-4-phosphate dehydrogenase PdxA, translating into MSNYLPVIGITMGDAAGVGPEIIVKSLAHDVVYQRCRPLVIGDARRLERANKIVGGMAKIRRIKEAAEARYEPGTIDCIDLDLIPADLPFGQLSAVAGDAAYQFIARAVQLAEASQIDAICTAPLNKEALHAGGHKFPGHTEMLAHLTGVDEVSMMLVAPQLRVIHVTTHIGIIDAIRKIEPGLVQRTIERGNATLVKAGIAKPRIGVCGINPHAGENGLFGYGEEEEKIVPAVTVLQERGLDVTGPLPADTLFFRAGRGDFDLVVAMYHDQGHGPVKVLGLEAGVNVTVGLEVIRTSVDHGTAFDIAGKGIADERSLLEALRQGAELATRRG; encoded by the coding sequence ATGAGCAACTACCTCCCCGTGATCGGCATTACGATGGGCGACGCCGCGGGCGTCGGCCCGGAAATCATCGTCAAGAGCCTTGCACACGACGTCGTTTATCAGCGGTGCCGTCCGCTCGTGATCGGCGACGCGCGCCGGCTCGAACGGGCGAATAAGATCGTCGGCGGTATGGCAAAGATCCGCCGCATCAAGGAAGCGGCCGAGGCGCGCTACGAGCCGGGCACGATCGACTGCATCGATCTCGACCTGATTCCGGCCGACCTGCCTTTCGGCCAGTTGTCAGCCGTCGCGGGCGATGCTGCCTATCAGTTCATCGCGCGTGCGGTGCAACTTGCCGAGGCCAGTCAAATCGACGCCATCTGTACGGCGCCGCTGAACAAGGAAGCGCTGCACGCCGGTGGCCACAAGTTTCCCGGCCACACCGAAATGCTCGCCCATCTGACGGGCGTCGACGAAGTCTCGATGATGCTGGTCGCGCCGCAACTGCGCGTCATTCATGTGACGACGCATATCGGGATCATCGACGCGATCCGCAAGATCGAGCCGGGCCTCGTGCAACGCACGATCGAGCGCGGCAACGCGACCCTGGTGAAGGCCGGCATCGCGAAGCCGCGCATCGGCGTGTGCGGCATCAATCCGCATGCCGGCGAGAACGGCTTGTTCGGATACGGCGAGGAAGAAGAGAAGATCGTGCCGGCGGTAACGGTTTTGCAGGAGCGCGGCCTCGACGTGACCGGCCCGCTGCCTGCCGACACGCTCTTTTTTCGCGCGGGCCGCGGCGACTTCGACCTCGTGGTGGCGATGTATCACGACCAGGGTCACGGTCCGGTGAAGGTGCTCGGGCTGGAAGCGGGCGTGAACGTGACGGTAGGGCTCGAAGTCATCCGCACATCGGTCGATCATGGCACCGCGTTCGACATCGCGGGCAAGGGCATCGCTGACGAGCGCAGCCTGCTCGAAGCACTGCGCCAGGGCGCTGAACTGGCGACGCGGCGCGGCTGA
- a CDS encoding IS3 family transposase (programmed frameshift) — protein MKKSKFTEEQIAYALKQAELGTPVAEVCRKMGISDATFYNWRTKYGGLSPSELRRLKQLEEENAKLKRLVADLSLDKAMLQDVLFKKALKPSRRRELVTDLMQRFGASQRQTCALLQLSRTVYRYESVARDQSALEMRIKEITEVRVHYGAPRVYVMLRREGWRDNHKRVERVYRELGLSLRHKRPRRNKSARRRQPKQSVSAINEIWSMDFVADALFDGRRLRTLTIVDNYTRECLAIEVDGSLRGEHVVAALARLAHHRPLPRYIKADNGSEFISKALDKWAYENGVEIDFSRPGKPTDNAKNESFNGRFREECLNAHWFLSLEDARRKIEVWREYYNEARPHSALQWMTPAEFARQCTDRAGSARSEEPEFSN, from the exons GTGAAGAAGAGCAAGTTCACCGAAGAACAGATCGCCTATGCGTTGAAGCAGGCCGAGCTGGGCACGCCGGTCGCGGAGGTCTGCCGCAAGATGGGAATCAGCGACGCGACGTTTTACAACTGGCGGACGAAGTACGGTGGGCTGTCGCCGTCGGAGCTGCGCCGGCTGAAGCAACTTGAGGAAGAGAACGCGAAGCTCAAGCGGCTCGTGGCCGATCTGTCGCTGGACAAGGCCATGCTGCAGGACGTGCTGT TCAAAAAAGCTCTGAAGCCTTCCCGGCGCCGTGAGCTTGTCACGGACTTGATGCAACGTTTCGGCGCAAGTCAGCGGCAGACCTGCGCGTTGTTGCAGCTATCCCGCACGGTCTACCGATACGAGTCAGTCGCGCGGGATCAAAGCGCACTGGAAATGCGCATCAAGGAGATCACGGAAGTGCGGGTGCATTACGGTGCGCCGCGCGTGTACGTGATGCTTCGCCGGGAAGGCTGGAGAGACAACCATAAGAGAGTAGAACGCGTGTATCGCGAACTGGGCCTTTCGTTGCGCCACAAGCGACCCCGGCGAAACAAATCGGCCCGGCGCCGCCAGCCAAAGCAGTCAGTGAGCGCAATCAACGAGATCTGGAGCATGGACTTCGTCGCCGATGCACTTTTTGATGGTCGACGCTTGCGCACGCTCACGATCGTGGACAACTACACGCGGGAATGCCTGGCGATCGAAGTCGATGGTTCATTGCGTGGCGAACACGTTGTCGCCGCGCTGGCTCGGCTTGCGCATCATCGTCCGCTTCCCCGCTATATCAAGGCAGATAATGGCAGCGAGTTCATTTCGAAGGCGCTCGACAAATGGGCGTACGAGAATGGCGTGGAGATTGACTTCTCGCGTCCTGGCAAGCCGACCGACAACGCAAAGAATGAATCCTTCAACGGACGCTTTCGGGAGGAATGCCTCAACGCGCATTGGTTCTTGTCGCTGGAGGACGCCAGACGCAAAATCGAGGTCTGGCGCGAGTACTATAACGAGGCGCGCCCTCACTCTGCGCTGCAGTGGATGACACCGGCGGAATTCGCCCGCCAGTGTACCGATCGGGCCGGTTCGGCCCGTTCTGAAGAGCCGGAATTTTCCAACTAA
- a CDS encoding nuclear transport factor 2 family protein — translation MPRSKYAAYEAADPYFNLVRGALGGLVDGTHFFDVIADDIIYETLYDLGWPRVIKGRTNLMAAFKGYVDNIALQSADRLITHEIAAGCVIEYEVHGIILATGVAYNNRFCSIIKIENRKITHWRDYMDSHAAWCAMTAKKQERRI, via the coding sequence ATGCCAAGATCGAAATACGCCGCCTACGAGGCGGCTGATCCTTACTTCAATCTGGTTCGAGGGGCGCTAGGTGGCCTTGTCGATGGAACGCACTTCTTCGACGTCATTGCCGACGACATCATTTACGAGACTCTCTACGACCTGGGTTGGCCCCGCGTTATCAAAGGACGAACCAACCTGATGGCTGCGTTCAAAGGCTACGTCGACAACATCGCGCTTCAATCTGCCGACAGGTTGATTACTCACGAGATAGCCGCCGGCTGTGTCATCGAATATGAGGTTCATGGAATCATCCTCGCTACAGGCGTGGCGTACAACAACCGGTTCTGCTCAATCATCAAGATCGAGAACCGAAAGATCACGCATTGGAGAGACTACATGGACTCTCATGCGGCCTGGTGTGCAATGACCGCGAAGAAACAGGAGCGAAGAATATAA
- a CDS encoding DeoR/GlpR family DNA-binding transcription regulator, which produces MKASERHRAILDLVLSGDTNVEQLSAALGVSEATIRRDLTTLANQRRLVRTYGGATALIGAHEPEASLEERKATQREQKEAIARAAAAHVHDGDTLLLDGGTTCAALARHLASRVDLHVVTNNLLAVMTLSNAPGVHLTLLGGDLRNSSMSTLGPLAELSLSRLSVDKAFLGADGVVAEFGLCEASAQQAYLKDCIIRRAAQVVVLADADKLGRSRQQHWTPLERDWRLITSSVADEALLAPFRALGRVVVETADMDSPSPPTIS; this is translated from the coding sequence ATGAAAGCGTCCGAACGCCATCGCGCGATTCTCGATCTCGTCCTGAGCGGCGACACCAACGTCGAACAACTCAGCGCCGCGCTCGGCGTATCTGAAGCAACCATCCGGCGCGACCTCACGACGCTCGCCAACCAGCGCCGTCTCGTGCGCACCTATGGTGGCGCGACAGCGCTGATCGGCGCGCATGAACCGGAGGCGTCGCTCGAGGAACGCAAGGCGACGCAGCGCGAGCAGAAAGAAGCCATCGCTCGCGCGGCCGCCGCTCACGTGCACGACGGCGATACGTTGCTGCTCGACGGCGGCACGACGTGTGCCGCGCTGGCGCGGCATCTCGCTTCGCGCGTCGATCTTCATGTGGTCACCAACAACCTGCTTGCCGTCATGACTCTCTCGAACGCGCCCGGCGTTCATCTCACGCTGCTCGGCGGCGATCTGCGTAATTCGAGCATGAGCACACTCGGGCCGCTCGCCGAACTGTCGCTTAGCCGCTTGAGCGTCGACAAGGCGTTTCTCGGCGCGGACGGCGTGGTCGCGGAGTTCGGGCTGTGTGAAGCGAGCGCGCAACAAGCGTATCTGAAGGACTGCATCATCCGGCGTGCGGCTCAGGTGGTTGTGCTCGCCGACGCAGACAAGCTAGGTCGCTCGCGGCAGCAACACTGGACGCCTCTCGAGCGCGACTGGAGGCTGATCACTTCGAGCGTGGCCGACGAGGCGCTTCTTGCGCCGTTCAGGGCGCTCGGACGCGTGGTAGTCGAGACGGCCGATATGGACAGCCCGTCGCCACCGACGATCTCGTGA
- a CDS encoding IS5 family transposase (programmed frameshift), producing MSRRKISNELWAALEPLIPLFEPSPKGGRRRTVDDRAALNGILYVLQTGIPWEDLPQQLGFGSGMTCWRRLRDWQAEGVWEQLHLAMLRRLREHDQIDWERASLDAASVSKPPGGQETGPNPTDRGKLGSKRHIVVDARGIPLAITVTGANRHDSMAFEPTLDAIPAVSGLNGAPRKRPDKLHADKGYDFARCRHYLKQRGITARIARRGVESRERLGRHRWVVERTHAWFAGFGKLRIRFERRLDIHMALLSLAAAVICSRFVDDLC from the exons GTTGGAGCCGCTGATTCCGTTGTTCGAGCCGTCGCCCAAAGGTGGCCGACGCCGCACGGTTGATGACCGTGCAGCATTGAACGGCATCCTGTATGTCCTGCAAACAGGCATCCCGTGGGAAGACCTGCCGCAGCAACTGGGTTTCGGCAGCGGGATGACATGCTGGCGACGACTGCGGGACTGGCAGGCCGAAGGCGTATGGGAGCAACTGCATCTGGCGATGCTTCGCCGGTTGCGTGAGCATGACCAGATTGATTGGGAGCGGGCGAGCCTTGATGCCGCTAGCGTTTCCA AGCCCCCGGGGGGGCAGGAAACCGGCCCGAACCCGACAGACCGGGGCAAGCTCGGGTCGAAACGGCACATCGTCGTAGATGCACGCGGTATTCCTCTGGCCATCACGGTCACGGGTGCCAACCGCCACGACTCGATGGCGTTCGAGCCCACGCTCGATGCCATTCCGGCAGTCTCGGGCCTCAATGGCGCGCCCCGTAAGCGCCCAGACAAGCTGCATGCGGACAAGGGATATGACTTTGCACGTTGTCGGCATTATCTGAAGCAGCGCGGCATCACGGCACGTATCGCCCGACGCGGGGTGGAAAGCCGCGAGCGGCTCGGACGGCATCGCTGGGTGGTCGAGCGCACGCATGCCTGGTTTGCCGGTTTCGGCAAATTGCGCATTCGTTTCGAACGGCGTCTCGACATTCATATGGCGTTGCTTTCCCTGGCGGCTGCCGTTATCTGTTCACGCTTCGTTGACGACTTGTGTTAG
- a CDS encoding YncE family protein, whose amino-acid sequence MKPRIFRLDTLAGVLALALSTVAFAGQAPGADSAPDVPVSHHDRVYAAEQFSNTVSVTDPADNRLLGVIRLGDPSPGNFSPLYRGQVLVHGMGFSPDHKTIAVVSIGSNSVSFIDTATNVVKHVTYVGRSPHEAFFTPDGKEVWVTVRGENYVAVLDGTTFEEETRITTPAGPGMQIFSPDGKYGYVCSSFNPETDIVSVADHQIIAKVKQDSPFCPNIAATPDGKQVWFTLKDVGRTQVFDAKPPFRLLKTLDTGPITNHVNIVRNANGMFAYVTVGGLNEVKVFRTDNYAQVATIPVGNLPHGLWPSGDGSRIYVGLENGDALTAIDTMTNKVIAQVPIGQAPQAITYVPDAVPDGDGMQNLQPLGLAGNTAHIRLVSANAKAQPSGNSPTSVALFDQGLLQVLQASVTGLDPKQPYVLGLSDHPDGSGAIEGLANFMTNPAGSAIVNAIGQIRQVVSVNDPHSDGARRYLVIAPQMAGKPGPVVQVQAL is encoded by the coding sequence ATGAAACCTCGTATTTTCCGGCTCGATACGCTCGCCGGCGTGCTCGCTCTTGCGCTGTCCACTGTTGCATTCGCCGGCCAGGCGCCGGGCGCAGACTCCGCTCCGGACGTGCCGGTGAGCCACCACGATCGTGTGTATGCGGCAGAGCAGTTTTCAAACACCGTCTCCGTAACCGATCCAGCCGATAACCGGCTGCTCGGCGTGATCCGCCTGGGCGATCCTTCACCAGGCAATTTCAGTCCGCTCTATCGCGGCCAGGTGCTGGTGCACGGCATGGGCTTTTCGCCTGATCACAAAACGATTGCTGTCGTGTCGATCGGATCCAACTCCGTATCGTTCATCGATACCGCAACGAACGTGGTCAAACACGTGACGTACGTCGGACGTTCGCCCCACGAAGCGTTCTTTACGCCGGATGGCAAGGAGGTGTGGGTCACGGTCCGCGGCGAGAACTACGTCGCGGTGCTCGACGGAACCACGTTCGAGGAAGAAACGAGAATCACGACTCCGGCCGGACCCGGCATGCAGATCTTCTCGCCCGACGGGAAGTACGGCTATGTCTGCTCGTCGTTCAATCCGGAGACAGACATCGTGTCGGTGGCGGACCATCAGATCATCGCGAAGGTGAAGCAGGACAGCCCGTTTTGCCCGAACATCGCAGCGACGCCGGATGGCAAGCAGGTCTGGTTCACCCTCAAGGACGTGGGCCGCACCCAGGTATTCGACGCGAAACCGCCGTTCAGGCTGCTCAAGACGCTCGACACGGGTCCCATTACGAACCACGTGAATATCGTCAGGAATGCAAACGGTATGTTCGCGTACGTGACGGTGGGTGGACTCAATGAGGTGAAGGTCTTCCGGACCGACAACTATGCCCAGGTCGCGACGATTCCCGTCGGCAACCTGCCGCACGGGCTCTGGCCATCAGGCGATGGTTCGCGTATCTACGTGGGGCTGGAAAACGGCGACGCCCTCACGGCTATCGATACCATGACAAACAAGGTGATCGCCCAGGTGCCGATCGGTCAGGCGCCGCAAGCCATAACGTATGTGCCGGACGCAGTGCCGGACGGCGACGGCATGCAGAATCTGCAGCCCCTGGGCCTCGCGGGCAACACGGCGCATATCCGGCTGGTGTCGGCAAATGCCAAGGCACAGCCGTCCGGTAACTCGCCGACCAGCGTGGCCCTGTTCGATCAGGGGCTGCTCCAGGTTCTGCAGGCGTCCGTGACCGGACTCGACCCGAAGCAGCCTTACGTTCTGGGACTGTCCGACCATCCTGACGGGAGTGGTGCGATCGAAGGCCTCGCAAACTTCATGACCAATCCGGCCGGCTCCGCCATCGTGAATGCGATCGGGCAGATTCGCCAGGTGGTCTCGGTCAACGATCCTCATTCGGACGGCGCGCGACGCTACCTCGTGATCGCGCCTCAGATGGCCGGCAAGCCGGGGCCGGTGGTTCAGGTGCAGGCGCTTTGA
- a CDS encoding four-carbon acid sugar kinase family protein, with the protein MSILIIADDLSGAADCAIGFASAGYRTVVTLDVPPQGLDGTAADVIAADTDTRRLAPVEAAQRTSAAWLALREPGRRLYKKIDSTLRGNWAAEVAALQPLAGLAIVAPAFPATGRTLLGGRVFVRGEPLETTDTWKLENAGRTADLHVMLAQAGVSTAQLDVDALREGGQTLMARIAAVAASGTQALVVDAETKDDLITLARATAQMDKALFWVGSGGLAREIASLEGLFGPRAARKGASASEGQRQQAPVLVLVGSLSAVSERQCAMLRERAGMIELTVPPAVLRGGEGHADLFQWQARIGDALGTGADLLLRIGSDDAFDPAEGALLSAALAGLVKPHFAALGGLIATGGETARAMLSAVGVGSIELIAEIEAGVAVGKPVGASTRQPHLRIVTKAGAFGTDHALFAAWRYLRETPAATVSAGTRSHDSA; encoded by the coding sequence ATGAGCATACTGATCATCGCAGACGATCTGTCGGGCGCAGCCGATTGCGCGATCGGCTTTGCGAGCGCCGGCTATCGCACGGTCGTCACACTTGACGTGCCGCCCCAAGGCCTCGACGGTACCGCCGCCGACGTGATCGCCGCCGATACCGACACCCGCCGTCTCGCGCCCGTCGAGGCCGCGCAGCGCACCTCGGCAGCCTGGCTGGCGTTGCGCGAGCCGGGCCGGCGTCTCTACAAAAAGATCGACTCGACGCTGCGTGGTAATTGGGCCGCCGAAGTCGCCGCGCTGCAGCCGCTCGCGGGTCTTGCGATAGTCGCGCCGGCGTTTCCGGCGACGGGTCGCACCTTGCTTGGCGGTCGTGTGTTCGTACGCGGCGAGCCGCTGGAAACAACCGATACATGGAAGCTCGAAAACGCGGGCCGCACGGCCGACCTGCATGTGATGCTCGCGCAAGCCGGCGTTTCGACCGCGCAACTCGACGTGGATGCGTTGCGCGAAGGCGGTCAGACGCTCATGGCGCGGATCGCGGCCGTGGCGGCCAGCGGCACCCAGGCGCTCGTGGTGGACGCCGAGACGAAGGACGACCTCATCACACTCGCGCGGGCTACTGCACAGATGGACAAGGCGCTGTTCTGGGTCGGCTCGGGCGGCCTCGCGCGCGAGATCGCGAGCCTGGAAGGTCTGTTCGGGCCGCGCGCGGCGCGCAAAGGCGCAAGCGCTTCGGAAGGGCAGCGACAACAGGCACCAGTGCTGGTGTTGGTGGGCAGCCTGTCGGCGGTCTCGGAGCGGCAGTGCGCCATGCTGCGAGAACGCGCCGGCATGATTGAACTGACGGTACCGCCTGCCGTGCTGCGCGGCGGCGAGGGCCACGCCGACTTGTTCCAGTGGCAGGCGCGAATCGGCGACGCATTGGGAACGGGCGCGGATTTGCTGCTGCGCATCGGCAGCGACGACGCGTTCGATCCGGCGGAAGGCGCGCTGCTGTCGGCGGCGCTTGCCGGGCTCGTCAAGCCGCATTTCGCGGCGCTCGGCGGCTTGATCGCGACGGGCGGCGAAACCGCCCGCGCGATGCTGAGCGCAGTTGGCGTCGGCAGCATCGAACTGATTGCGGAGATAGAGGCGGGCGTGGCCGTCGGCAAGCCGGTCGGTGCCTCCACTCGCCAGCCGCATCTGCGTATCGTCACGAAGGCAGGGGCGTTCGGCACCGACCACGCACTGTTCGCTGCGTGGCGCTATCTCCGAGAAACCCCGGCAGCGACCGTCAGCGCGGGCACCCGCTCACACGATTCGGCCTGA
- a CDS encoding winged helix-turn-helix transcriptional regulator produces MDKETPCDEPCPIARSLAVFGDAWSLLILRDAHAGLTRFDQFRKSLGIAPTILSRRLATLTEEGMLEKRLYSEHPPREEYVLTAAGCDVLPVLFMIGAWGRQHRSGGDLVRFLDADAGTEIKPVAVDENTGARIGSRPIRVIPPE; encoded by the coding sequence ATGGACAAGGAAACACCCTGCGATGAACCGTGCCCGATCGCGCGCAGCCTGGCCGTGTTCGGCGACGCCTGGAGTCTGTTGATCCTGCGGGATGCTCATGCGGGGCTGACCCGCTTCGACCAGTTCCGCAAAAGCCTGGGCATTGCCCCGACGATCCTTTCCCGCCGGCTTGCGACGCTGACGGAGGAAGGCATGCTGGAGAAGCGGCTGTATTCGGAGCACCCGCCGCGGGAGGAATACGTGCTGACGGCGGCCGGATGCGATGTCTTGCCGGTGCTCTTCATGATTGGCGCGTGGGGGCGCCAGCACCGTAGCGGCGGTGACCTTGTGCGCTTCCTGGATGCCGACGCGGGGACGGAAATCAAGCCAGTGGCCGTGGATGAAAACACAGGCGCCCGGATAGGATCGCGCCCAATACGAGTTATCCCTCCAGAGTGA
- a CDS encoding oxidoreductase has translation MSKNDMPVALVTGASSGIGRATALALRQAGYRVFGTSRKTFPAGVDDITMLTCDVTDDDSVQHMVAEVLRDAGRIDLLVNNAGIGLFGGAEESSVAQARSLFEVNVFGVLRVTNAVLPAMRRQTRGRIINMSSVLGLIPSPYNALYASTKHAVEGYSESLDHELRTLGIRVVLVEPAVTRTSFEENTIKPDRTLQVYDADRARVHALLPAMMETGDAPEIVAATVLKAATELAPKRRYTAGKQAGQVRFLRRYLPESFVDKAIRKFNQLPT, from the coding sequence ATGAGCAAGAACGACATGCCTGTCGCCCTCGTGACCGGAGCCTCGTCCGGTATTGGACGGGCCACAGCCCTGGCACTCAGGCAAGCGGGTTATCGTGTGTTCGGAACCAGCCGCAAGACATTTCCCGCAGGCGTTGACGACATCACGATGCTGACGTGCGACGTGACCGACGACGACTCCGTACAGCACATGGTCGCCGAAGTCTTGAGAGACGCCGGCAGGATCGACCTGCTGGTCAACAACGCAGGCATCGGCTTGTTCGGCGGGGCCGAAGAGTCGTCTGTCGCGCAGGCCCGGTCGCTGTTCGAGGTGAATGTGTTCGGCGTGCTGCGCGTCACCAACGCGGTTCTGCCGGCGATGCGCCGCCAGACGCGGGGGCGCATCATCAACATGAGTTCCGTGCTAGGTCTGATCCCATCGCCGTACAACGCCCTGTACGCCTCGACGAAGCATGCCGTGGAGGGCTACTCGGAATCGCTGGACCACGAGTTGCGCACGCTCGGCATTCGTGTCGTGCTGGTGGAGCCTGCCGTGACCCGGACGTCGTTCGAGGAGAACACGATCAAGCCAGACCGCACGCTGCAGGTCTACGATGCGGATCGCGCCCGCGTTCATGCACTGTTGCCGGCCATGATGGAAACTGGCGACGCGCCCGAGATCGTTGCTGCCACGGTGCTTAAAGCGGCGACGGAGCTCGCGCCGAAGCGGCGCTACACCGCGGGCAAACAGGCCGGGCAGGTGCGGTTTCTGCGCCGCTATCTGCCCGAGTCCTTCGTGGACAAAGCCATTCGAAAATTCAATCAGTTGCCGACTTAA